In Lactuca sativa cultivar Salinas chromosome 5, Lsat_Salinas_v11, whole genome shotgun sequence, the DNA window CTTTACTCCTTCTCGAATACAATGTCGGCTAGGGGTAAATTAGGAAAAAAACACTATCACTATATTGCATCAACGCATCATTCTCCCCTGCTTGAAAAAGAACTCGTCCTCGAGTGATTATCAGGATACAAAGGCAGATCCGGCTGAAAAATGGTGAGGTCAGACACATTAAACGTAGGCGAAATCGACCAGCCATCCGGTAGATCAACAACATAGGCATTATCATTCACTTTCCGAATTATCTTGCAAGGGCTAATTTTCTTCATCTTGAGCTTGTTATACATACCCACTGGGAACCGTTCTTTTCGTAAATGAACCATAACGAGATTACCCACTTCAAATACTTTCTCATGTCGATGTTTGTCACGTGCTTCTTTATACTTAGCATTAGACAACGCTAGCTTTTGTTTAACCTCTTCTTGGACTGCTTCGATTTTTTTAGCCAAATTTTCAGCTGCTAAACTGTGCCCAGGCAACGCAGGTAACTGAATAAGATCTAGTGGATGTTTAGGCTGCCTTTGGTAAACAATCTGAAAAGGCGATTTACCAGTTGACCTGTTGACCATGTTATTAAAAGCGAATTCAGCTGGAGCGAGAAATTGGTCCCATTGTTTAGGGCGATCGCCACAAAGACACCTTATTAAATTCCCTAAGGTTTTGTTCACCACTTCAGTCTGCCCATCTGTTTGGGGATGGAAAGAGGTACTAAATTGGAGTGTGGTCTGAAATAACCTCCAAAGAGTGCGCCAAAAATGACTAAGAAACTTGGAGTCACGATCAGATGTGATTGTTGAAGGAATGCCATGTAAACGAACTATTTCCCGAAAGAATAATAAGGCAATATTAGACGCATCCGCCGTTTTCTTGCAAGGGATAAAATGGGACATTTTGGAGAAACGATCAACTACCACAAACACAGAATCATTTCCTCTTGTTGTCTTGGGAAGACCTAaaacaaaatccatagaaatatcTTCCCAAGGGCCGTCAGGAATAGGTAATGGAGTATACAAACCAGTATTTTGGGATTGGCCTTTGGCTTTCTGACAAATAACACATTTAGCAACAAATCGACCCACATCCCGTCGTAATTGCAGCCAAAAATAACGCTCTTCAACTAACGCAATAGTCTTATCCTTTCCAAAATGGCCTCCTAATCTGCCTCCATGCAATTCTTTGATAAGTTCTTCCCGTAAAGAAGTACGGGGAATACAGAGACGATGATCATAGAATAGATAACCATCAAGCTTAAACATAGGTGGAACTATCTTGCTGCTccatatctttttaaaatcttcaTCATCAGCGTATAACTCCTTCAAATCTTCGAAACCAAGGATTTCTGTTCGTAAGGTTACTAATAACTCAGCTCGACGACTCAACGCATCAGCCACCTTGTTCTGATCACCGGATTTATGTTTTAAAACAAACGAAAAACGTTGCAGATATGAAACCCACCGCCCATGCATGCGATTTAATTTTTGTTGACTATTAAAATACTTAAGTGCTTCGTTGTCTGTATAAAGAATAAACTCACGATGGAACAGATACTGCTCCCAATGTTGTATGGATCTATAAATCGCATAAAATTCTAACTCATAAGTAGTCCACTTTTGTCGTGCCTCACTAAGTTTCTCACTAAAGAATGCCACGGGTTTCCCGTCTTGGGACAAAACAGCACCGATGCCTATAATCGATGCATCACACTCTAAAGTGAAAAGTTTATCGAAATTGGGCAAAACTAGTAAAGGAGCAGAAGTCAACTTTTCTTTGATGAGGGCAAAACTTCGAGTAGCTGCATCTCCCCATTGAAACTGACCCTTTTTCAGACACTGGGTGATAGGAGCCATAATAGAACTAAAATTTCGAACAAATCGCCCATAAAAAGTCGCAAGTCCATGAAAACTACGGACTTCACTAACGGTTTTGGGAACCGGCCACTCGCATATGACACGTACTTTTTCCTCATCTACTCGAATTCCATCCGCAGTAATGATAAAACCTAAAAATAGTAGCTGATTGGTCAAGAAACTACATTTCTGTAGGTTGAGATAAAGTTTATTACTGTCCAAAACAGTAAGAACCTCCGTGAGGTGTAGAAGATGCTCACTCTCTGTCTTACTATACACGAGAATATCATCAAAATAAACGACCACAAAAGATCCAAGGAAAGGTTTTAACACCTGGTTCATGAGTCGAGAGAAAGTGCTGGGAGTGTTAGACAAACCGAAAGGCATGACCAACCACTCGTATAGACCATCTTTAGTTTTAAATGCTGTCTTCCATTCATCACCAGGGCGAATACGGATCTGATGATACCCGCTTCGTAGGTCGAGTTTAGAAAACACCTTGGACCCTTCCAACATGTCTAACATGTCATCTAATCGGGGAATTGGAAATCTATATGCCACTGTTATCTTGTTGATGGCCCTGCTATCAACACACATTCGCCAACTACCATCTTTCTTTGGAACCAACAGAGCGGGGACTGCACAAGGACTCATGCTCTCACGAATGAGACCCTTTTTCAATAAATCTTCAACCTATTCTTGTAGTATTTGGTTCTCTTTTGGGCTCATGCGATAGTGTGCTAGGTTGGGTAACTTAGATCCCGGAATGAAATCAATTTGGTGTTGAATATCGCGCATTGGTGGAAGTGTTGCTGGTAATTCACTGGGAATAAGGGACTTAAACTTCGATAGGAAAGGTGTTAATTTGGCAGGAATGTTATTTTCGCCCCCCTCCTGGATAGAACCTGTAGCAACAATAACATAAATGACAGATTCCCCctttatctcttcttcaaaaTCTCGATGAGACAACACCACCAGGCTATTTTTCTTCACATTGTGATGAGGGGTCGTGGGTTTACTAGATTCTATCAAAGGGACTAAAATCATCTTCACCCCATTAACCTTAAAGGAGTATGTGTTTTCCTTGCCCTTGTGTATCGCATCCTTATCAAATTCCCAAGGTCGCCCAAGCAGAATATGACATGCATCCATGTCCACAACATCAAACCACAATTCATCTTTATATTTTCCAATAGAAAAAGGGATTTTACATTGATCAGTGACGCGGATCTCCCCAATTGATTTGATCAATCCTATTTTGTATGGGTGCGGATGCCTTCTGGTAGGTAGTTTGAATTGTTGCACAATTGTTTGAGAAACAATATTTTCTGTACTCCCACCATCAATAATAACGTCAAATATCTTCTGATGTACTACACAACGAGTCCAAAACAGGTTATGACGTTGCGAGGGTTCTTCAGTTACTTTAGGCGCAAGCATAATGCGGCGGATGACACATGATTTAGCAGTGTCATCCTCACAAAAATTCTCGTCAGCTGCAAAACAAATCTCAACTTCTTCGTTGTCACCCTCCTCACTAACAACTTCATCatcaacttctccttcttctcttgtGGTAAGGTTAACTTTAGCTGTTGTTCCTCTGCAATCGCTAGATCGATGACCCGAGATACCACATTTAAAACACTTCCCTGGTATGGGTCGAGCGTAAGGGTTGGTGGATTTCAGGGTGGTAGTAGCGTTTGCGGTGACGCCTTTACCCTTGTCGGGTGCTGGTGTTCTTGTAACCACTTGGCTGTTTTCTGTTGGTTGTGATGTTGACCCACTGGTGAATTTATTCCGATTAGCAGGGAATGAAAAGGTTTTACTACTCTTCGCCAATTGTGTTTCTGCCCTGATAGCTAGATTATACGCATCATCCAATGTATATACAGGTACTAGGGATATTCTGTCTTGAATCGAAGGGCGTAATCCGTTAGTATAGCGCGAGACCTGTTGTGATTCGGTTTCTGTGAGGTCATTCCGAGCGGCTAATCGATGGAATTCGGTGGTGTAAACCTCCACCGATCGATCTCCTTGCATGCAATTTTGAAACATGTTGAATAAAATTTGATCATGATTAGGGGGTAAGAACTTGTGCTTTAGTTCACGTTCCATTCGATCCCAGGAAGTAATAGGTAATTTACCTTGTCGTTCTCACGTGGTTTGCAGGTTCTTCCACCAAGCCTGAGCTCCTcctttgagtttgtaagccacgaGAGTGACCCGTTTATTTCCCGGGATATCATAGAATTGAAAAAAAATTCTCCAGCTCATTCATCCAGTCTAGGAAGCCTTCGATGTTCATGGATCCGCTGAAAGAGGGTACATCTTTGGCTCTTTGGCGGTAATCGAAATCATGTGCATCCCTACGTAGACCCGGACACCCTCTCGCACCTTCATCATCGTCATCTTCTTCTAGATCGGAGTCTTTCCTGTTCCGTTCTTGTTCCTGCATCCGTATTCGATCATAAGCATTGATGATTAGAGGAGGTCGCTGAATGGGTTGCTGGTTGCGAATGAACTGTACGAGCGGTGGTTGGTTATTGCGATTGAGTGCTTCTTGGTTTGCTTGCTCCCTACGATTCTGATTGTTGTTGGTTGTAAGAAGTGCTAAACTTTCTGTAATTTGCTGCAAGGATTGTTGGAGGGTTTGGAGGGTTTGTTCGATCTTGACGATTCGTCCAGAATCGGTTTCTTCGCCCGCCATGGATGTTGGGCTCTGATACCACCTGATGTAGTCTGTGACTATAGGAAAAGACAATTTAACTAGGCGTATTGTCAAACGCAAAGAACAGGGGCACTATCGTGTGCCTGACGATCAAGAATTGAGAAACTGATCTCGACTCTTTATTGCAAAACAAAAACGAATTCAGAATATCACACACCAAAAAACCTGATGCACGTTTTGACCCAGTACTTATAGCTAAACAATACGAAACCTAATACCACTAGAAAACCTCAACAGATAAAgactaaataaaaaaacaaaataaactaaactTGGGCTTTACTCCTTCTCGAATACAATGTCGGCCAGGGGTAAATTAGGAAAAAAACACTATCACTATATTGCATCAACGCATCAACAGAGCTCTTCTACCATCGTAAACAAGAAGCTTCATCCCTAATTGTTTTGTTTCTATGAACTTTGACCAATAGATTCATAACTGATTTGTTTAATTTAGTAGAGTTCACTTTTGGAATCATCTTAACCTACTTAAATATAACAAAAACTATTAAAATTTTAAGTTAATATTGTTAAGAAAAAGAATTGATCATTTACTCTACTTTGACCACACATATAGTACCTAGTTAACAAATTTCAGGTCTTCGGTGAAACATGAACCCGTTTTCAAAGAGTTCTCGGTTGTCGAATCATGCAAAAATCAATGGCGTTCTTCCCAACAATTTTCCTTTCCCTTCTCCTTCCATGTCTTCTTTCACCTAAATTTATTtcgaaaaatatgaaaaattagaACACAATGTATATCTCTAATCATAAACCCAAAGTCACCAATAATGCTTGTGTTGTTCTCAACCATTAGAAAAACCCACTTTTGGGAGGAAGACAAACAAACATTCAAGAATGGATTTACCAGTTCCTTTGCTAAGAATTGGTCGGTCTATTTTTGATAAAAAGAATAACCAGGCCTCCAAGGATACCCAAATAAAGAACTCACTCAAATAAAGAAATCACCTGATCTAGGGTTTCTGATGGCCGTGGTTGTGGTGGGTCATGATGGTGTGGTGGAAATTGTATATACTGGCGATGAAGATGATGGTTGTAGCATCGATGGTGAGGGGTGATTCTggtggaaaatttttagaaagacATATAAGGAATGAGTTCCATAAtccataagagagagagagagagagagagagagagagagagagagagaggatcgtGAATGAGTTTTGTTCAAAATGAAGACATCGACCCGTGGTTGTATGATCTGAGTTTGTGAGCTTATGTTTTCCAAATGGAGTATGAACCTCAGTAATCCCAACAAGTATTTTCATGTATAGCTTATTGTTTATCCCGACCGCTATAAGATAAATTTAAGTGTTTAGGTaggaaatattaaaaaatcagcTTATTGTGGTGGAGAGAAACTAAATAAactatttttgaaaaacttcCCTCCTTGCTTAAAGCTTATAACTTATTTCTAATCTAAACACTTTCGTAAAAGCTGCTTTCTCATACCGCTTTAAGCTAATAAACTATTTTATTCAAACATCCTCTTAGTAGTGTGGTATTTGAAGATGAAACTTCTTAGAGAGGGAGATGTATAATGGAGGAGCTTGTTGTGCCTTTCAGAACCACTTTACAGATAACTGTTGGAGTGATTTGACCTTATTGATCAATAGTGAGAGAAGGTGTTGGGAATGACGGTGGAGGTCCGGTGCGATGTTAAAGACCGAGGTTGTCTAAGGTTTTTTTAGGAGACATGGGGGACGAAGGTCAAGAGAAAGAGAGAAGGTGTTGAATAACAGTGATCGTACTAACCTCATTTTCAAGCCCATACCACCATCATGttcctttaaataataaaatacctTAATTACCCTTGAAAGTCCTATAATATGAATTGATATTAAAAACAGTAATGAAAATTTTGTATTTTGTCAAATGTTATAGTATATAATAATGGCAGAATTAATGAATTTTGGTTATAAgtataaaattatatttaggGGCCTATTTTTTAGTTTCGTACATGGCCTTAAAATCAAACTACCCTGAGGCATTGCCGTATATTTGCAACGGACTCATGACATGAAGTATTGCCACGTCTTTGCAACGGAAGATTAATCAGTGCTTGACCTTCGTAAAGGAAATTCTGTTTCCGAAAAAAAGAATTACCCTTTTCATAATAACTATTCATAAAACTTTTTCACAAATTTAAgtagtattttattcatttagattgctttttCTACGTTAAAAAGGTCCACAAATAAATTTGGTGAAAAagttttattatattaaattaaagatACTTTAATGTTTTTGTTGAATCGGCTCTATGTGACACAAAAATGCTTCTATTGTAATTGCTCTTAATATGACAACCCTCCGTATAATTTTATTATTCCTTCTCGCTGTCTTTTTCCATATCATGTTCATTATAGACTACAATCTTGGATTTTGTATGTTGGCTGGATATATTAACGGAATTAAATTTCTTGGTTAAATATGTGAATGAAGCTGGAAAGGTACAACCATGGAGGGAGAGGTCGACAAATTCATTGTGGTTTGGATAGTAGTATTGGCATGTCTTCTTTATTCTTACACAATAGGAACGTTAATCCCCCAAGGAACCACTAGACTTGTAGCTTTGTCCATTGTTACATGCCTCTTTCTATGGCTTCCACTCAATCTAACCACCATGCACCTCGGTGGTTTAACCTCTTTCTTTATAGCTTGGCTTGCAAATTTTAAACTTCTTCTCTTTGCTTACGGGAAAGGTCCTCTTTCTTCAAATCCACCAATCCCATTGATGCACTTTGTCCCTATGGCATGTCTACCGATAAAGGCCGTTCATACTTCATCTACTTCAAGCCCTGAAAGTTCGAGTCAAGTGATCAAGAAAAAGGTGAAGAAGATATCTATATTCAAGATCCTGTTGTTTGGGATGTTACTTAAGGTGTAtgattataatgaatatattcaTCCTAAACTTAGGATGTCTTTGTACTGCTTCCATATCTACTTCATGCTTGACATAGTACTAGCCATGGTTGCATATGTCGCTCGAACCCTGGTGCAAATGGAACTAGAGCCACAGTTCGATGAGCCATATCTAGCTACTTCCCTCCAAGACTTTTGGGGAAGAAGATGGAACCTAATGGTCACTAGCATTCTACATCCAACCATATATGATCCTGTTCGTTCCATTTCCATACGCTTGTTGTCGAGGGAATGGGCATCACTTGTTGCAATCTTTACCTCGTTTTTAGTTTCAGGGTTGATGCATGAGTTCATCTTT includes these proteins:
- the LOC128134279 gene encoding uncharacterized protein LOC128134279, with amino-acid sequence MERELKHKFLPPNHDQILFNMFQNCMQGDRSVEVYTTEFHRLAARNDLTETESQQVSRYTNGLRPSIQDRISLVPVYTLDDAYNLAIRAETQLAKSSKTFSFPANRNKFTSGSTSQPTENSQVVTRTPAPDKGKGVTANATTTLKSTNPYARPIPGKCFKCGISGHRSSDCRGTTAKVNLTTREEGEVDDEVVSEEGDNEEVEICFAADENFCEDDTAKSCVIRRIMLAPKVTEEPSQRHNLFWTRCVVHQKIFDVIIDGGSTENIVSQTIVQQFKLPTRRHPHPYKIGLIKSIGEIRVTDQCKIPFSIGKYKDELWFDVVDMDACHILLGRPWEFDKDAIHKGKENTYSFKVNGVKMILVPLIESSKPTTPHHNVKKNSLVVLSHRDFEEEIKGESVIYVIVATGSIQEGGENNIPAKLTPFLSKFKSLIPSELPATLPPMRDIQHQIDFIPGSKLPNLAHYRMSPKENQILQE
- the LOC111888616 gene encoding acyl-CoA--sterol O-acyltransferase 1 yields the protein MEGEVDKFIVVWIVVLACLLYSYTIGTLIPQGTTRLVALSIVTCLFLWLPLNLTTMHLGGLTSFFIAWLANFKLLLFAYGKGPLSSNPPIPLMHFVPMACLPIKAVHTSSTSSPESSSQVIKKKVKKISIFKILLFGMLLKVYDYNEYIHPKLRMSLYCFHIYFMLDIVLAMVAYVARTLVQMELEPQFDEPYLATSLQDFWGRRWNLMVTSILHPTIYDPVRSISIRLLSREWASLVAIFTSFLVSGLMHEFIFYNIGRLKPTGEVTCFFLLHGVLVSVEVVIKKATKGKLHLPPIVSRPLTLGCVLTTCFWLFFPPFLRFKPDVRGCQESVAFLEFVTNGRLISPANASCPYLL